The following nucleotide sequence is from Pseudoliparis swirei isolate HS2019 ecotype Mariana Trench chromosome 7, NWPU_hadal_v1, whole genome shotgun sequence.
tgtgtgtgtgtgtgtgtggagtgaatCTGTTGCTCTCAGTGTGTCTCTACACGTCTGTATGGAAGGGGGAGGCTTTCTTTCGGAGGACACGTCCGTCCCCTGCCTTCGGCCcagggctttttagagtgttaTAATGATTTAATCTGTTTTATTCTTCATGTATTATCAGCTCTTTGTGATAGTAAGTGTCCTCGTGGGGCAGCGAGACGAATCCGATGGTCTTTGCGTCACTGAAAGCCTGTTTTCATTTGACTCCTCTGTACTTTGCTCGTCCACCATTGGCTGCCTTCACATTTGTCCCGCCCCTATTAGTCAGATCAAGATATTAAAGAGACCGGCAGGCACAGTCGGTTTGATGAATAGTCCTCAGGTTTCTATTTATTTcgactctttatttatttatttatattaatggaTAGTAGTTTTATTGTGCTTTTTTCTCttactttcttttatttgtttgttgttttgctcGTGCACTTGTGCAAGTCCTGTCCGTTGTgatttttaaagggacagtacacccAATGTGCATCCTGCATGTGTCTTGAatttctgtattattattatttttcttctctttttttgtcatcTGCAAGATCTCAAGATTCGGGGGATTGTTTTTTGACGTTATTATCTTTGCAGATTCACGGCGTGTCGGTCGACCTCTTCCTCCGAGGTCATGACCTCTCTatccacagtggggacatctATCACTTTAATCCTCATATTAGggatttatattttgagtgaaCTGAAGCTCCAACAAGTTTAATCTTCGTGCTCTTTctcatttttaattattttttatatgaaCCAATAAGACTTCTCTTTTGTATTCACGTCTCATCCCGGTAATGGCGTCAATGCCCAGTTGACCCTCTTCTAACACTGAAAAGATCAAAGGTCACTTGAAGGCGTTCATGCTAAACCGAAATTAACCCCCCATAAATAAATTTGATACAAAAATAAGTGATCCGATGGACTTTGATAGCAGCGTGTGCCTTCTGCTCTTCTGGCCGTGTTTCAAAAAGCCTTTTTGTCATTTTATACTGAAGGCCGTTATAATCTCACCTTTTTATAAGCACTTATAACTATTTTTCAACGACTGTGtcccgatgatgatgatgctgctgatgatgatgctgctgaTGATCATGATTTCTCACGTCGCCTGCAAGTCACTAAAAATCCAACTGTCCGATTACAGTCAGCtcaaagggaggaggagctccagcagggggcgctgtcgcgcacacacacacagaagtcgTCTTTAGAGCTCATCGCTGGCGGAGAAGCGAAAGCTTCCGGTATAATTAATTGTatgcataataattattaaaaccCTGACTCTCCGCCGCCATCTTTTTCCTCCAGCCGGTGACTCCGTTGCCCTGACAACACGGAGTTGGcgtctctcgctctttctctctctctctttcccaccGTTTTCGGTCGTGTCTCTGCAGTCGGCTGTTTCCGGTTTCCGGTTGTCTCTCTTGGCCCTTGTGGGTTTCTCCAGTGTAGTAACGGTATTCCTGTAGTTctctgttctctttgtgtttctaTGACGTCATGAACATGTTACGGTGTTATCAATAAAATTATCATTCACGTACCAAAGTGAGTCAGttgttattgataaaatgaccaATTATTAATCGTTAAAATCATTTATCAAGAAAAACAATTACACATTTGCTCTAATTTGAGGACTTTTATTTGGCATTGTTAACTAAATTCTGATATTTATAATGAATTAATAGATTAATTGATCATATAAACAGCATTTAGGTGAAGAACTAATCAACACAATATTAAAGTAATTAACATTTTATTACACATTTgcgatttttatttattttaactcaACATTGTAGAAATATATACATCATAAAGACAACTTCTGCAGAATCTTCGACAGAAATAAAAATGAGGAAGAAAACTGCGTTTGTTGTTAAGATAGAACtcataatataaaatatgtcaACAGTCACACGTAAATAACAGGTTAATTATTGCTTTAACATTTATTGTTTGGTCCATTCTGAACAGtaaaattatgttttattagaagaaatatgattttttttaaatatatgatgaTCCAAATCTGATGACCCGTTGTCCCCCGACTGGGTTCATcatccgtatatatatatatatatattcgggctgtcaatcgattaaaaaaaattaactaattgatcgcacattttgaaattcattaatcgcgattaaaagtttttcttttctttttaaagacaaaactccacacagagctgtgttttcaaagaggctcctacctatacagtgccagtgaggtatttaatattgtggatgataaattgtttcttcagtgaaacatccagattagttaaaaaaaagaagtatattgagaccccattggtcctgtcatctttaccactgaacagcagaaccagtggccttggtaactgactgacattcaaatatgtcacgttaaccctctggaggctgggctcattttatacattttacaaaaaaatgtagattcaccttttaaaggcgttttcatgtgacacatacccacgtgttatacatcaaacattccagaacaatctcagctctgtaatgaggctcagttgtcctgtgccgtgttctctgctctctgactgaaggctgctaatgagccttacctgtgaggtgggaggtcctttgtgatttactgagtgttcattggttgtttttttcgcaaaatgttgacagacaaacggattgaccaatcacgttgaaggtttcgtgtgacgagttctttccgcgccgcgtcacccgacacgtccccccctctgttcctctgtgtatcagaggaggagacgggaggaaggaggagcaggaggaaacccgactgattcatccacgagtttaaactgatttctgctccttattttcgcggagaaataattgttttaaaaacggaaagtgtcttcaacgaacaccggaagtaaacaaagttgcgttaattgcgttaaaatattttagtgcgttaatgcggccaaattaatcgcatagattaacgcgttaacgctgacagccctagtatatatatatagttacccCTTGTTGGTTCTGTGAAGACGAGCAGAAGCTGTGTGTCCTTCTCGGTGGCTCTTGGTAGAAGACAGTTTGTCTCACtagtaaaacaacaaaaaaaggaattaaatgTGTGATATTATTTCTGCACACTGGCTAAAACCCTCTCTTACTTTAACACAACTGCTGATAACTCTTCAGAATGAAAATGAACCTTGACTAATATTACAACCTCAATTTCCCCCCAGAAAACAAACATAGCGTCGCTAACTTGAGCTAACAGTGTAACTCGTGAAGGCCACTGGAGTTCTTTAAAGGCACAGAtacacatcctcctccctgtcGGGGTGTTCTTCCTCGAGGGCGTTCCCCTCAGGGCGGGACGCCACCTGAGAACAATGAATTGAGAAAGTACCAACAATCAATGCTTCTTTACACGTCTCAAATTACAGATCAAACTCAAGAGATgctcagaataaataaaaaaatacaaagaaaaatacaattcccccccaaaaatagaagaaatactACTTAGCTAACGTTATCTGTTCTAAAACCAGAGTGTGGTGTTGTGGGCGTGGCCTATTCAGCATCAACGGCGTGCTTCAACCTGAAGTCACCGTTCAACTTCGATGACGATGTGCTCTCCAAAGACAGAAATCATtgtaaagtcttttattttgtgCAAAAAACCCATTTCCTTCTTAAATTACACAAGCacatcaattaaaaaacaatatttacatcTGCATTGCACACAACAGAAATGTGAATGaagaacacaaacataaataaaaaaaagtacatgACCGTCAACAACTCTAATGCCGCGTTCACACAGAAAGCGGCAAGATTTTTCGGCTCGACGAGATCCCGTGAGCAGTCCACGTACAGACGCTGTGGTTGCGCAACATTGATCCAGGCGGCGCGTTCGGGCGTTTTGAGCGGCACGAGTATCGCAtctagtttaaatatttcaactttgaggcgataatttcgcaactcggccaagtttcttcccttttttcaccctgaagggttatttgggagtttttcctgatctgatgtgaggttttgggacagggatgtctatgtgtacagattgtaaagcactccgagacaaatctgtaatttgtgaaattgggctatacaaataaactgaattgaagtgaatcagctcttgagttgcgtCATCACTGTCCcaccgctgttgaatcagaaaaaGATGGAGGAGACACTTATCATTGCGGTTTGCGGGCAACCGGAGCTCTTTAGTACCTCTAATGAGTACCTCACTCAGAGAATAAAATAGGCACGGGTGttgtcatgtatatatttatatatatatatatatataaacatatataaatttatataaatacatatttatatatatgtatatatttatatacatttatataaatacatatttatataaatacaaatatatatatttatatacatttatataaatactagggctgtgaaacgattacaatttttaatcagattaatcacaggtttctgtggattaatcatgattaatcccatatatacattcagggtttttcttgggtcaaaatgggtcttcggtgctcccaaaaacattgtttgcgcgctgcgcgcgcaccgtctgttcgttgagtgagtgatcagcagctggccgctcggtccattcacgcacctcacagttgcgtattgatcagacaagaagacacgcttatcaactccagtgtttcccctattataacaggggaaatctccacccgtcaccctgtaattttcatctaccccccccgtcaacaattctcggctcgcgcgacagagcgatgcgcgcgccggcatcgaagctctgcggcgaccgcgatcgacatattgagcacccctgcattaaaacattaaagagccgagagtttttttcagcgtgagaaatacgatgtgtggcaggagtgcgtgagttaagaccgaaatgcgtgagtctcacgctcaaggcgtgacacttgagagccctgcattgggggggtgcaagtgactttttttcggagatcggagtcgtgttaacgcgacactagagacagaatgacatgctgctggttagagacgaccaacaacagacggattggaagctcattctgcgcatgcgttaaatgcgtttaaaaaaaacaactagttaaacctgtaatttaattaactgagttaaacgcgttatttttcacagcactaataaatacatatttatatatataaataaacatatatataatcatataaatacatatttatatataaataaacatatatatctatatatttatatatatataaataaatatatatataaatatattaatgttatgaacccagacacgagggcgttagatgttcaggcgtttgtgggatgtcctcaacaagtatgaagcagcactagtggttagttcttcatggtggatgaaggacatgataacAGTCTTTAAGGAGacaagccacggagataagccccgcccctcgtggAGCTTTacaatgcttttggtgtgaacacggcaaatggtcgcgcgagtaaactcacgcgattTGGGCGACGCGACAAATCGCATCGCTTTCGGTTTGAACGTAGCATTATGCTAACGCTACGTTCACACCGAAAGCACCGCAGTgtaacaatccccccccccccacccccccaccagtTCCCACCATCAGGCCAGTTTCACCAGTCTCTCACTGGCCTCCCAGAGTTTTTTGGCCACACCAGCGTCTCTGGCGAAAGGACGCAGAGTTGCCGCTCGGCAGTCGACGAAGTAACCCCCGTTGTGTTTCGCAGCTTCGTCCGACACGGCGCAGTAGACGACCGTCTGAGCGCCGACCTCACACGGCACGAAGAACATCCACATGAggacctgcagcagcaggcggAGCAGCACGGAGTAGTGGCACACCCACTCACTCTGGACGAAGCCTGGAGCAGAGGACACAGGCAGTAGagtcaggagacacacacagagagacacacacacacacatacagacacacacagagagacacagacacacacagagacacagacatacacactcacacacatacagacacacacagacacactcacacacatacagacacacacacatacagacacacacacatacacacacacacagacagagacaaacacacagacacacacacatacagacacacacacatacacacacacacagacagagacaaacacacagacacacacacacatagacacacacacagacagagacacagacacacacggacacacacagacagacacacacagagagacacagacatacacagagacacagacatacacactcacacacacagacagacacacacacacacagacacactcacacacatacacacacacacacacacagccacacagacacacacacacatagacacacacacagacacagacacacacagacagacacacacacagacagacacacacacacacacacagacacacacagagagacacagacacacacacacacacacacacagacacacacacagacagacagacagacacacagacacacacacacctagcgCTTATCTTAAAACAGACCTCCATTTGAAATGAGAAGTCGGCCTTTAACTCATTTCTTAACATAAAGTGGGcgactgtgtgtgagtggtcagcaggtccgtctttcgatcagggggttggcggttcaatcccggccctagtcgatgtgtccttgagcaagaccctgAATTCACTCTGAATTGTTctctgtgtctacggtgtctgaatgtaagtcgctttggatttAAGCAACAGCTGAATGTCATGAGTCTCATCCGTGAATATGAGTAAATGGAATGAACTCGTCCCATAAAATGTCCTGTAATGTCTTCAAAACAAAAGGAGGCGGATAGCGTGCACCCCGCTGCAGCACACAGCTTCTCACCGGGGTGGACGGCGTAGGAGGTCACTCCTTTCCCTTCAGTGACGCGGGCCACCTCCTGACTGAAGTAGATGTTGGCCAGCTTGCTGCGGCAGTAGGTGAAGAAGGGCAGCAGGTTGTAGTTGAGGTCCTGGAAGTCCAGTTTCTGGAATTTGTAGCTGGCGCATGTGAGGGTGACCACGCGGCTGGGGGCGCATTCCTTCAGGCGAGGCAGAAGCAGATTGGTGAGGAGGAAGTGGCCCAGGTGGTTGACGCCAAAACACATGCTGAAGTTGTCGTCCGTCCATTGCAGGACTCCGGGCATGGCTGAGGAAGCGCCCCGGGAGGTggagaaaaacagaaatgtgtgGCTTTTAGCACAATCGGAAGACACCGGACAAGGAAAAACTCAAACTCAACTTCGGAGGAACACATTTCCTCATCTTTCGTGTCGTTGGTGTCTTCAACGGCCTCACCTGCATTATTGATCAGGATGTCGAGCCTCTTCTCCCTCTGGAGGAAGCTCTTGCAGAACTCCCCCACGGAGCGCAGGTTGGCGAGATCCAGCTCCATGTGAAGGACGTTGAGGCTGCGGCTCCTCACCTTGATCTCCCTCACGGCCTTCTCAGCCTTGT
It contains:
- the si:dkey-174n20.1 gene encoding retinol dehydrogenase 14, with translation MYFLYTFIASFCAFFIMKWMKKRRHCTDLKRLDGKTVVITGGNSGIGKESAVALAARGARVILACRDPDKAEKAVREIKVRSRSLNVLHMELDLANLRSVGEFCKSFLQREKRLDILINNAAMPGVLQWTDDNFSMCFGVNHLGHFLLTNLLLPRLKECAPSRVVTLTCASYKFQKLDFQDLNYNLLPFFTYCRSKLANIYFSQEVARVTEGKGVTSYAVHPGFVQSEWVCHYSVLLRLLLQVLMWMFFVPCEVGAQTVVYCAVSDEAAKHNGGYFVDCRAATLRPFARDAGVAKKLWEASERLVKLA